The sequence AGCAGAAACGATGGCCTGCGACCGGCCGCCCCCACCCACCGTGAAGAGGTGTCCTGTGACCAGCACGATCAAGCGAGGCGTCAGCCTCTATTCCTACCAAAATGAGACCTATCAGGGCAAAATGACCCTTGAGGACTGCATTCGCACCAGTGCCGAACTGGCCGCGAACGGCATCGAGATCATCGGCGAGCAGACCTTCTGGGGCTGGCCTGAATGCGGCGTGGCGCAGGCCGATGTCGACGAATGGCACCGGCTGATCGCCAAGTATGATTGCACCGCCGTCAGCCACGATTTCATGCTCGACTACAAGCGCTACAAGGGCCGTGAAATGCCCTTCGCCGAACAAGTCGCCAGCGTGAAGAACGATATCGACTTCGGCGCGCGGCTCGGCATGAAGTTCATCCGTGCGCTCGTCTCGATTGCGCCCGAGGTGCTTGTGGCCGCCGCGCCTTATGCCGAGGAAAAGGACATCAAGATCCTGATCGAAGTGCACGCCCCGCTGCATTTCGACCATCCGTGGATCATCCGCCACGCCGAAGCCTTTGAAAAATCAGGCTCAGATGCGCTGGGCTTCCTGCCCGACATGGGCATGTTCCTCTTCGCTTTCCCGCCGGTGTGGAAGGAAAAGTTCATGCGCATCGGCGTGCCCAAAAACATCGCCGACTACATCGAGAAGGCCTATGAGGACCGTGTCCTTTCGGAATACGTGATCCTGAACGTGCAGGAGATGGGCGGCACCGGCCCGGCCATCGGCATGGCCGAAACCATGCGCCACAATGCCGCGTTCGAGCCGAAGCGCATGCTCGATTTCATGCACCGCATCCACAACGTCCACGGCAAATTCTACCAGATGAACGAGGACTACGTGGAGCCTTCGATCCCTTACGACCAGATCGTGAAGGTGCTGCAGCAGGGCGGCTACAAGGGCTACATCTGCTCGGAATACGAAGGCAATCGCTGGGTCGAGGATTTCCAGGAGCCGGATTCGGTCGAGCAGGTTCGCCGCCAGCAAGTCATGCTCGCCCGCCTGCTCGGTGAAGCGCAGGACCCCGCCATCAAGACCGACCCGCAGGCAGGCGCCCGCGCTGCTGCCGCGATCGCGGCATAAGGAGACCCATCCCATGATGGACAACAAGATGATCGTCGAAGGCAGCCTCGAAACGGTTGAAGGGGGTTTCTCCTTCCTCGGCCGCCTGCCCTATTATCGCGGCCTCGGCCTTTCCATGATCGAGGACATTCAAGTCAGCGTCGATGGCGAACAGCTCCCGCGCGAAACCATCCGCTTCTCCGTGCGCGGCAAAACCTATACGCTGGATGAAATGGAAACGGTCTACGACGACCGCTGGAACTTTGGCGAGAAAGCCAGGATCATCGCGCTGAACGGCGGCCTGCCCGCCGGTGGCACACACAAGATCACGTTCGCTGTGCGGATGCGCGTTTCCTACCTGCCCTTCGTGCCGACCACGAAGGACACCAAGGAATTGTCGCTGGCCGCCTGAACCGGCGCGTTCGGCGATAAAAAAGGGGCGACGCAATCATCTTGCGCCGCCCCTTTTTCATGTCCGCTCAGTTCAGCCCTTCGCGCACAAGCCCTTGATATAGGCAAGTGCCTCGCCCGTCGGCTGCCGCGTCGGGCTGCATTCCACGCCAATCGTTCCGGTGTAGCCAAGCCGCTCGAACATCGCGAGCCGCGCAGGCCAGTCAATCGCGCCTGAGCCCGGCTCACCCCGGCCTGGCGCATCGGCGATCTGCACGTGATCCACCAGATGTATCACGCCCGGAAGCACGGCCTCCGGGTCTTCGCCCTCGACGATGGAGTGGTACAGATCGTAGAGCAGCCGCACGCGTGGGCTTTTGACCAATTTAGCCACTTTGGCGCTGTCCTCGGTCATCGCGAACAGAACGCCGGGGTGATCGACGCGGGTATTAACTGCTTCGAGGATCAGCGTGAGGTCGTGCTGCTCGGCAATCGGTACCACGCTCGCCACGGCGTCGGCCACGATCTGCAGCTGCACAGCACGTTTCATGTAAGGCACTGCCGGGCCTGACGCGATGACCACGCGCTTGCACCCCAAAGCGACGGCGTTCTCTGCGCTTTGCCGCACGTTGGCGCGAAACTCGTCATGGGTCTGCGGATCGACAATACGTGTGCGGGGATCGTTGACCATGCTCCACAAGGTCACGCCGTTTGAATCTAGCGCGGCACGCACCGAGGCGACATCGCGCCCTGCCATGGTGAATGTCTCGACCTTGGAAAACCCCGCAGCCGCAGCTGCTGCAATGCGGTCTTCCAGCCGCTCTCCCGCTTCGTGGAACCCGTATTCCAGGTTGACCGAAAGCTCGAAAGCCATGGTTCAATTACCCCAGATGCGGCGGGCCATCGCCTGATGCCGGCGGACCTGCTCGAAGGCGTCGCGGGTGTCGTAGGCATGGCCCTCCCACTCGCTGACCATGGTGCCTGTGAAGCCCCCATCCTTGAACAGCGGGAGGATCGTGTCGTAGTCGATCGCTTCCTCGACCAGATCCTCGCTCACGCCGTAGAATTTGCCATGAATGTGGATCGTGCGGTCAACCAACGCGGCCCAGCTCTTGGGATCGTGGTTCGACAGGATGAAGAACGCCAGACACGCGGCCTGAATGTGCAGGGGCGCATGACCGTGCGCCATGCCCCACTCGCGCAGGCGTCCGGCTTTCTCGTGGCTCATCCCGCCTTCGAGCCAGACCTCTTTCAGCTTGTCGAGAAGGTCTTCAGACGCCCCCTTGGCACGCGCGGCATCAAGCATCGATTCCGGAATGCGACTTGCGGTGCCGCCGAAATCGGGAATCCAACCGAGGTATGGCGTATCCAGCTTGTCATACATCTCGCCATAGGCCTGTACCGCAGGGTGCCCCGCCCACATCGGTGCGTGCACTTCCACGCCCATGCGGATGTCCAGTTCCTCGGCATAGGGCGCGATTTCGGGCAGGAGGTGCACGGGCAGCGCGAACTGGTAGCGCACTAGCGAAAAGCCCATCTTCTTGGCCGAGCGCAGCTGGCGCTTGTGATATTCGACCAGTGCGGCATCCTCGATCGGCTGCTGGCCGGGCTTGAGGAAGCGGTCGGAATTGATTGCGCACGACACCGGGTTCAGGCCGTTGGCGGCGATCAGTTCCTTGAACTTCTCTGCATATTCGTCCGAAACGTCGGGGAATTCCTTGAACTGCTGGAAACCGATGATCTCGATGTTCGGACCAAGTCCGCGCTTGGCGACCTCTGCCAGGAGCGTGTCGACCTCGAACTGGCGGGTAAGCCATTCGTTAGTGAAGGAATAGAGCGTGACGCCGGTCTGCGGGCCGGTTGCATTGGTAGCCATGATGCGTGTCCTCTCTCAGGCAGCGACGGTCAGCGTGGACGTCTGCGGATTGGTCCGCTTCATACCGGGAATGTAGGGCGGGCTGACGAACAGGTTCAGCGAAACCTCTAGGTCCGACCCGGTCGCAGCGCTCTGCGACGGCAGCACGAGGAAAGCCGAATCGCGGACGAACCAGAAAGTGTCGACCTTCTCGCCGTTTTCAGCGAGCGGCCAAGTCTGCCCGTCATATTCGATCAGCGCGTCGGACAAGTCCACGGCAGCACCATCGATCGCCAGGCTCGCCACTTCCACCACCGAGAACGGCAACGAGCGATACCACGGCAGGCGTATGGCCAGCTTCAGGCCATCGGCGCTCTGCGCCAGCCCCTCTTCCCCGATAACCCGCTCTACCGGCAACATTCGCGTGTCTCCCACACCAGATTATAAATAGAGCGATAATTCTAATATAGGGAGCAGGCAAGGTCAAGTGGCGTCTCGCCCAGCCCTGGGGAAACGCGGATGGCATTTTGACGAGTAGCGGATGGGGCGCAGACAATTCACTGATCTCCGCGCTAACGCGCGGAAGCCGATTTCAAATGGAGGCAGGCGCGCCGACTGCGTTCGGTCAGGCGCTCAAGGCATCACTCCGGGCGTGCGGGCACCGGGTAGATGATGAAGTCGACAAGAACCATCGGCTTGTCGGGCACACTCAGGTCCGCTTCCAGGCCTTTTCGCAATTCAGCGATGCTTCGCGCCGGCAGTTCGAGGACGTGCTCGCCCGGATGAGTCGCCGCCTCGTGCGGATAGTCATGCCCCGGAACCCGCGACATCTCGATATGCGCGCCAAGTGCAGCACGAATGGGGTGGCGCGCCGCAAAGGCCGCCAGACGATCGACGCTGGCGCGGTTGTCACCAAGGAAATTGACCGGCACATACAGACGTCCGGGATAGAGCGTGTCGCCCGAGAGCAGGATTTTCAGCCGGGGATCATAGACCATGATTGCCGCCGCCTGATGTCCCGGCGTGGGCAGGATAGTGAGCGCCCGCCCGCCGAGGTCGAACCGTCCGATCTCGGTTGGCCATTTGCCGATGCCGAAGAAACTGGCGACGTCGGCAGGCTTCAGCCCGACGACCGTCGTGCCGGGGCGGTCACGGAACATCGCATCGCCCGCAATATGATCGCCGTGGCTGTGGCTGTGCGCGACCACGAGCGGAATGTCGCTGCGCTTGTGGACCACCAGCCAATCACTGATCAGCTTGTCCACGACCGGCCTGATCCTGCCGCCCTCGGCGCCCGTGTCGATCAACAGAACCTTGTCACGACCGAACAGCAGATAAAGAAACGGCGCTTCGAAGTTGGTCTGGACGGACTGGCGAATGACGAAGGTGTCGGCGTCAAGCGCCTGAACTTGCGCGGCAGGCTCGGCGCCATTGGTGCCATCGATCCAGCGTTCGGCGAACAGCTTCGGCATGTCGAAGCTTTTGGCAGAGACCGTGGGGATACCAGCGACGCAACCAGCGAGCACGAGCGCGGCACCCAGTCTGGCAACCCGCGTCGTCCATTCCTTTCGCGCCGCAACTATCATCGCCCTTGTCCCCTCACCCGCAAAGCAAAAGCGGCAGGGCGCCATCCCCTTCGGAACAGCGCCCGCCCCCACCGTCAGATCAGTACTTGAACCGCGCTTCGATGCCGAAAGTGCGCGGATTGATCACGGTCTTCTTGTAGTAACGCAGCAGCACGCCATCGTTCAGGCCGACACGCGAGCGATCGTTGGCAACCGAGGCCACTGCGTACTTGTCGAAGATGTTGTTCGCAAACAATCCGATGCTGTAGCGGTCGGCTTCGTAGGCAATCGATGCGCGGTGCAGCACATAGCCCGGCAGCTTGTCACCAAATGCGCGGTCCCAACCGAGACGGGTCACAACATCGCCGCGATATGTGGCCGTCCAGTCGGTAACGAGGCTGCCCTCACCCATCGGAATGCTGTAGGTCGCGCCAAGGCTGCCGCTGTGCTTGGTGGAACCGGGCAGGCGGTCGCCTGAAAGCGCGTCCAGCTGGATCGGCGAGCTGGGATAGCTCCCCGCCGGGCTGTTCACCGCGATGATAGAGGGCACGTCCTCGGTCAGCCGCGCATTGGTGTAGGAATAGGTGCCCTGGATCGAAAGCCCCTGAACCGGGCGGATCTGGAACGACGTCTCCACGCCTTCAGACTTGGCCTTGCCGCCATTGACCGTGATGCCGACGATACCGTTAAGCGTGGCGGAATCGACCTGAATGCCTTCCCAATCGATCTTGAAGACGTTCACGTTCATCGTCAGCTTGCGGTCAAACAGCTGCGCGCGGATGCCGACTTCGAGGTTCTTGGTCGTGTCTGGCCCGAACTGGATCTCGTTCGGCAGGGCGCAGACGTTCTGCTGTGTCGGGTCGAGCGGCAGGACGCAGGGTGCCACCGTGTTCGGACCACCGATGCGATAACCCTTGCTGTAGGTGGCATAGACCATGAAGTCGGGCGTAATGTTGTAGGAGCTGTTGAACTTCCACACCCAGCCATTCTTCTTCGAAGTGCCACCAGCCGAAGGCAAGTCATAAGGGCTGACCGGCTCACCCAAGAGAGGAAGTGTGGAGCGACCCGCGACTTCCGAGGTATAACCGAAATAGCGCGCGCCGGCAGTGACCTGCCACTCCGGCGTCACGCGGAACGTTCCCTCACCGAAGACTGCCTTTTCGGTGACCTTCGAGGTCACGTAGTTGGCGTATTCGACTTCATCGGGATTTGGCTGAGTGCCGAATTCGACCCAGGGATGGTTGGGCAGGATTTCCCGGTAGTCCGACTGGCGCTTCTGCTGGTTGTAGAAGCCGCCCAGAACCCAGTTGAACGGGCCACCATGACGCGAAACGAAGCGGACTTCCTGGTTGAACTGCTTGCGCGTATTCACGCTCTCGTTGTAGCTCGAAAACGCCGGGAAATCCTCGTAGCCGTAGTCGAGATCGAGCAGCAGGTCGGTGTTGTCCGACGATTGCTTGTTCTTGACGTCGGTATAGGCCGTTGTCGCCACAAGATCGGCGATCCCGCCAAGGTTTGCGTTGATTTCCATGCTGGCAAGGTGCGCGCGGCGCTTGACCGGTTCGGCATAGCGGGCCGCGCTCTGGTACTTGCCGGTGCCGAGCACGCCATTGCTGTTGTATTGCCCGCCTTCGGTCTTGGTTTCCTGGAAGGCGTAAGTGAAGTTGACCTTCAGGTCTTCGCTGAATTGGACCAGCAGCTGGTTCCGCGTGGTAAAGGTCTTCTCGTAGTTGAGATCCTTGCGCGTTTTCAGATTGGCGATGTAGTCCGCTTCACTGACACCGTCGGTGCCGCTCGGCTGGGGAAGCGATACGCCCGGGGTCTGGAGAATGCGCGTATAGTCGATGAAACCCGGATCGTAGAAGTAGCCCGTGGCCGAACGAAACGCGACGTGATCGGTGATGATCGGAATGTTGATCACGCCATCGGCCTGATACCCGAACTTGCTGCCGTGCTCCTTGCCGAAGAAGCGACCGTGGACTTCGCCTTCGACGCTGTCGAGATCGGGACGGTTGGGGATGTTGCGGATCGCTCCGGCCAGTGTGCCCAGACCGTAAAGTGTACCCTGCGGACCGAGCAGCGTCTCAACGCGCGCGATGTCGAGCAGCTTGAAATCGTAGTAGAGCGGCACTTCGCCGAGATAGACGCCCAGAGCATCATCATAGGAAGCACCGCTGGAATCTGAATCCGAGGCGTTGAGGCCGCGCAACACGATGGTTCCGGTGGACCCAGGCCCCGTGTCCGAAATGGTCATTCCGGGCGTGAAGTCTGCAAGATCGCGCACGTCGTCGATGCGCTGACGGGAAAGTTGCTCCTCACCAACCGCGCTGATGTTGATCGGCACATCCTGAAGCGAGGTCGCGCGGCGGGTTGCCGTAACGACGATCTCACCGCTCTGTTCAGTATCGGCTGCAGCCTCCTGAGCGAAGGCCGAAGTGGTGCCGACGCCCATCAGAATCGTCGCGCCCAGCAGTGTGTTGCGAAACATTTTCATAGTCACTTGGACCCCCATAGCTATCCTGCCTGCGGATAAGTGACATCACTCCCCATGACGCTCTGACCCGCCCGGCGAACTGGCCGGGTCGGCGTCTTGCAAGCCATTATTGGCCTTTGCTCTGTCTTCTCGAATTCATCGTGCGCTGCCCAGACCGCAGCATCGCCATCAAGCTGGCTGCATGGGCCCGGTCACCACCTTCACATATCGGCCTTGTCCGGCTGACAAGGGTGACGGTATGGATATTACGGAATGGGTCAAGCGTAATAATTTTGCAGCTGCACAGTATGAAAATGCCGCATTGCACCGCACAAAATGGCGGAATCGCGTCGGTTATGGCCCGTTGGACCGAGCACCACGCCGACCGGTCATACGTCAAAAGGCGTACGCCGGTCTGGCTGCCATTCGGCCGACAAGGATCCAACGGGGCAAGAATGAAGGCGTGCAAGAATCGTTTGAAACCCACGGCTTTAGCGCTTCCAACGCCACAAAGCCCGATCCTCGGCGGCAAAGCTGAAGGCATCGGCCAGTCACATTTTCATTATTACCTTTTTTTCGACTCGTAATATTTTAGATGGACAAGCAGGCAGAGCGAAGTGATGCTGCACTGCGAAAGGGGATCGAATCATGATCAAGCTTCTTGGCAAGGTCGGCGCGGCCAGTCTGATGGCCGGAGCGCTTCTGCTGGCGTCATGCTCGCAGTCCCCCGCCCCTCAGGCGGAACCCAAGACCGAATTCAACATCGGCTGGTCCATCTACGCCGGGTGGATGCCCTGGCCCTATGCGCAACAGGCCGGGATCGTGAAGAAATGGGCCGACAAGTACGGCATCAAGATCAACCTTGTGCAGGTCAACGACTACGTGGAGTCGGTCAACCAGTACACGGCGGGAAAATTCGACGGCGTCACTGTCACCAACATGGATGCCCTGACCATTCCCGCAGCGGGCGGCAAGGACACCAGCGCGATCATCGTCGGTGATTATTCGAATGGCAACGATGGCATCCTGCTCAAGGGCGCCAATTCGCTGAGCGCGATCAAGGGCCGCCAAACCTATCTCGTCGAGTTGTCCGTTTCGCACTATCTGCTGGCCCGCGGCCTTGAAAAGGCGGGGCTGAAATCGACCGACGTCCCGACGGTCAACACCTCGGACGCAGACATCGTCGGCGCCTTCGGCTCGCCTGACGTTACCGCGGCCATCGCCTGGAACCCGCAGCTCGCGGTGATGAAGGGCCAGGCAGGCGTCACCCAGGTGTTCAGCTCGGCTGATATTCCCGGCGAGATCCTCGACCTCATGGTCGTCGACACCGCCACGCTCAAGGCCAATCCGAACCTCGGCAAGGCCCTCGCCGGGATCTGGTACGAGACTGTCGCGCTGATGCAACGACAGGATGCGCAGGGCAATGACGCGCGTGCGGCGATGGCCAAACTCTCTGGCTCCACGCCCGAAATGTTCGAAAGCCAGCTCAAGACGACATTCCTCTACGCCGATCCCAAGGCCGCCGTCGCCGCGACGACTGCGCCATCGCTTGTTTCGACGATGACCCTCGTGCGCGATTTCAGCTTCTCAAAGGGCCTGTTCCCCGGAGCATCGTCGGCCGACGCGGTGGGCATGTCCTTCCCCGGCGGCAAGACCCTCGGCGATCCGCAACATGTCACCCTCCGCTTCGACGACAGCTTCATGCAGCTGGCCGCAGGCGGCAAGCTCTGAACACCGCCATCGGCCCTCGCACGACAAAGGAACGACAATGCGTTGGGTGAACCGTCATGTCGGACGGAACAACGGTATCCTGCTGGGGGCGTTGCCGATCCTGGTGCTGGTCATCGGCTATCTGATTGCGGCGGCTCAGCGCCACGCGACCAACCCGATGGACAAGATCCTGCCGCTGCCTACCGGCATGGCAAAGGCGATGTCCGCCCTTCTGTTCCGGCCCGACGTCCTTTCCGGGCAGCTCTTGTTCTGGGCCGATACTGCTGCCAGCCTGCAGCGTCTCGGCCTCGGACTCGGCATCGCAACGCTGATGGCACTGGTTGTCGGACTGGTGCTAGGCGTACTCCCGCCGGTGCGCGCCACCTTTGGTCCGCTGGTGACTGGCATTGCGGTAATCCCGCCCATTGCCCTGCTACCGATCCTGTTCATCGCACTTGGCCTTGGCGAAACGGCCAAGGTCGCCCTGATCGTCATCGGCATCGCGCCGGTCATGGTGCGGGACATCGCGGCCCATGTTGCCGCCTTGCCCGCCGAACAGATCGTCAAAGCGCAGACTTTGGGCGCAAGTTCCTGGCAGATCATGATCCGCGTCGCCCTGCCGCAAGCCATGCCGCGCCTGATCCAGACGGTGCGCCTCGCGCTCGGACCAGCGTGGGTTTTCCTGATCTCGGCAGAGGCAA is a genomic window of Novosphingobium sp. MMS21-SN21R containing:
- a CDS encoding MBL fold metallo-hydrolase is translated as MIVAARKEWTTRVARLGAALVLAGCVAGIPTVSAKSFDMPKLFAERWIDGTNGAEPAAQVQALDADTFVIRQSVQTNFEAPFLYLLFGRDKVLLIDTGAEGGRIRPVVDKLISDWLVVHKRSDIPLVVAHSHSHGDHIAGDAMFRDRPGTTVVGLKPADVASFFGIGKWPTEIGRFDLGGRALTILPTPGHQAAAIMVYDPRLKILLSGDTLYPGRLYVPVNFLGDNRASVDRLAAFAARHPIRAALGAHIEMSRVPGHDYPHEAATHPGEHVLELPARSIAELRKGLEADLSVPDKPMVLVDFIIYPVPARPE
- a CDS encoding DUF6379 domain-containing protein; translated protein: MLPVERVIGEEGLAQSADGLKLAIRLPWYRSLPFSVVEVASLAIDGAAVDLSDALIEYDGQTWPLAENGEKVDTFWFVRDSAFLVLPSQSAATGSDLEVSLNLFVSPPYIPGMKRTNPQTSTLTVAA
- a CDS encoding putative urea ABC transporter substrate-binding protein — encoded protein: MIKLLGKVGAASLMAGALLLASCSQSPAPQAEPKTEFNIGWSIYAGWMPWPYAQQAGIVKKWADKYGIKINLVQVNDYVESVNQYTAGKFDGVTVTNMDALTIPAAGGKDTSAIIVGDYSNGNDGILLKGANSLSAIKGRQTYLVELSVSHYLLARGLEKAGLKSTDVPTVNTSDADIVGAFGSPDVTAAIAWNPQLAVMKGQAGVTQVFSSADIPGEILDLMVVDTATLKANPNLGKALAGIWYETVALMQRQDAQGNDARAAMAKLSGSTPEMFESQLKTTFLYADPKAAVAATTAPSLVSTMTLVRDFSFSKGLFPGASSADAVGMSFPGGKTLGDPQHVTLRFDDSFMQLAAGGKL
- a CDS encoding DUF6379 domain-containing protein: MMDNKMIVEGSLETVEGGFSFLGRLPYYRGLGLSMIEDIQVSVDGEQLPRETIRFSVRGKTYTLDEMETVYDDRWNFGEKARIIALNGGLPAGGTHKITFAVRMRVSYLPFVPTTKDTKELSLAA
- a CDS encoding ABC transporter permease subunit, which produces MRWVNRHVGRNNGILLGALPILVLVIGYLIAAAQRHATNPMDKILPLPTGMAKAMSALLFRPDVLSGQLLFWADTAASLQRLGLGLGIATLMALVVGLVLGVLPPVRATFGPLVTGIAVIPPIALLPILFIALGLGETAKVALIVIGIAPVMVRDIAAHVAALPAEQIVKAQTLGASSWQIMIRVALPQAMPRLIQTVRLALGPAWVFLISAEAIASDIGLGYRIFLVRRYLSMDVIIPYVAWIALLAILMDVALTQISRRAFPWAHGASH
- a CDS encoding TonB-dependent receptor is translated as MKMFRNTLLGATILMGVGTTSAFAQEAAADTEQSGEIVVTATRRATSLQDVPINISAVGEEQLSRQRIDDVRDLADFTPGMTISDTGPGSTGTIVLRGLNASDSDSSGASYDDALGVYLGEVPLYYDFKLLDIARVETLLGPQGTLYGLGTLAGAIRNIPNRPDLDSVEGEVHGRFFGKEHGSKFGYQADGVINIPIITDHVAFRSATGYFYDPGFIDYTRILQTPGVSLPQPSGTDGVSEADYIANLKTRKDLNYEKTFTTRNQLLVQFSEDLKVNFTYAFQETKTEGGQYNSNGVLGTGKYQSAARYAEPVKRRAHLASMEINANLGGIADLVATTAYTDVKNKQSSDNTDLLLDLDYGYEDFPAFSSYNESVNTRKQFNQEVRFVSRHGGPFNWVLGGFYNQQKRQSDYREILPNHPWVEFGTQPNPDEVEYANYVTSKVTEKAVFGEGTFRVTPEWQVTAGARYFGYTSEVAGRSTLPLLGEPVSPYDLPSAGGTSKKNGWVWKFNSSYNITPDFMVYATYSKGYRIGGPNTVAPCVLPLDPTQQNVCALPNEIQFGPDTTKNLEVGIRAQLFDRKLTMNVNVFKIDWEGIQVDSATLNGIVGITVNGGKAKSEGVETSFQIRPVQGLSIQGTYSYTNARLTEDVPSIIAVNSPAGSYPSSPIQLDALSGDRLPGSTKHSGSLGATYSIPMGEGSLVTDWTATYRGDVVTRLGWDRAFGDKLPGYVLHRASIAYEADRYSIGLFANNIFDKYAVASVANDRSRVGLNDGVLLRYYKKTVINPRTFGIEARFKY
- a CDS encoding TIM barrel protein codes for the protein MAFELSVNLEYGFHEAGERLEDRIAAAAAAGFSKVETFTMAGRDVASVRAALDSNGVTLWSMVNDPRTRIVDPQTHDEFRANVRQSAENAVALGCKRVVIASGPAVPYMKRAVQLQIVADAVASVVPIAEQHDLTLILEAVNTRVDHPGVLFAMTEDSAKVAKLVKSPRVRLLYDLYHSIVEGEDPEAVLPGVIHLVDHVQIADAPGRGEPGSGAIDWPARLAMFERLGYTGTIGVECSPTRQPTGEALAYIKGLCAKG
- a CDS encoding TIM barrel protein, whose translation is MTSTIKRGVSLYSYQNETYQGKMTLEDCIRTSAELAANGIEIIGEQTFWGWPECGVAQADVDEWHRLIAKYDCTAVSHDFMLDYKRYKGREMPFAEQVASVKNDIDFGARLGMKFIRALVSIAPEVLVAAAPYAEEKDIKILIEVHAPLHFDHPWIIRHAEAFEKSGSDALGFLPDMGMFLFAFPPVWKEKFMRIGVPKNIADYIEKAYEDRVLSEYVILNVQEMGGTGPAIGMAETMRHNAAFEPKRMLDFMHRIHNVHGKFYQMNEDYVEPSIPYDQIVKVLQQGGYKGYICSEYEGNRWVEDFQEPDSVEQVRRQQVMLARLLGEAQDPAIKTDPQAGARAAAAIAA
- a CDS encoding TIM barrel protein; its protein translation is MATNATGPQTGVTLYSFTNEWLTRQFEVDTLLAEVAKRGLGPNIEIIGFQQFKEFPDVSDEYAEKFKELIAANGLNPVSCAINSDRFLKPGQQPIEDAALVEYHKRQLRSAKKMGFSLVRYQFALPVHLLPEIAPYAEELDIRMGVEVHAPMWAGHPAVQAYGEMYDKLDTPYLGWIPDFGGTASRIPESMLDAARAKGASEDLLDKLKEVWLEGGMSHEKAGRLREWGMAHGHAPLHIQAACLAFFILSNHDPKSWAALVDRTIHIHGKFYGVSEDLVEEAIDYDTILPLFKDGGFTGTMVSEWEGHAYDTRDAFEQVRRHQAMARRIWGN